A genomic segment from Colletotrichum higginsianum IMI 349063 chromosome 5, whole genome shotgun sequence encodes:
- a CDS encoding COP9 signalosome complex subunit 2 — translation MSDDEDFMQESDEEQYDFEYEEDDDEDSGDVGIENKYYNAKQLKLTDPEDAIAEFLGIPPLEEEKGEWGFKGLKQAIKLEFKLGQYEKSAVTRNYSEKSINNMLDYIEKGSDGPKAVACVEKFYSLTLESFQSTNNERLWLKTNIKLSKLLLDRKDYNTVTRKLRDLHRACQKEDGSDDPSKGTYSMEIYALEIQMHAETKNNKQLKRLYQRALKVRSAVPHPKIMGIIRECGGKMHMSEENWAEAQTDFFESFRNYDEAGSLQRIQVLKYLLLTTMLVKSTINPFDSQETKPYKQDPRITAMTDLVDAYQRDDVHAYENVLQKNQDILADPFIAENIDEVTRNMRTKGVVKLIAPYTRMKLVWIAKQLKISEPEVQDILGFLIVDGKIDGKIDQQAGTLEIQSDADSGRTKALYELTQSVSNLYTTVFKESDGFRSTDFPTDEQTMDMVGGGMTPRSGGPRGHPRGPGRKGKGVMPLWT, via the exons ATGTCTGACGATGAGGACTTCATGCAGGAGTCGGACGAAGAACA GTACGACTTTGAGtacgaggaagacgacgacgaggattCCGGAGACGTCGGCATCGAAAACAAATACTACAATGCGAAGCAGTTGAAACTCACCGACCCCGAGGATGCCATTGCCGAATTCCTGGGCATACCACCGTtagaagaggagaagggcgagtgGGGCTTCAAAGGTCTAAAGCAAGCCATCAAGCTTGAGTTCAAGCTAGGACAGTACGAAAAG TCGGCCGTGACGAGAAACTACTCGGAAAAGTCGATCAACAACATGCTGGATTACATTGAGAAGGGGTCGGATGGACCCAAGGCAGTGGCTTGTGTGGAGAAGTTCTATTCGCTCACGCTTGAGAGCTTCCAGAGCACCAACAACGAGAGGCTGTGGCTCAAAACCAACATCAAGCTTTCCAAGCTCCTGCTCGACCGGAAGGACTATAACACCGTCACCAGGAAACTCCGGGACCTCCATAGGGCTTGTCAGAAGGAAGACGGCAGCGACGATCCCAGCAAGGGCACGTATTCTATGGAGATATACGCCCTCGAGATCCAGATGCACGCCGAGACCAAGAACAACAAGCAGCTCAAGCGCCTCTACCAGCGCGCCCTGAAGGTCAGGTCGGCGGTTCCCCACCCCAAGATCATGGGCATTATTCGTGAGTGCGGTGGCAAGATGCACATGAGCGAAGAGAACTGGGCCGAGGCACAGACAGACTTCTTCGAATCCTTCCGCAACTATGACGAGGCCGGCTCGCTCCAGCGCATTCAGGTGCTTAAGTACCTGCTTCTCACGACCATGCTGGTCAAGTCCACCATCAACCCCTTCGACTCGCAGGAGACGAAGCCATACAAGCAGGATCCACGAATCACTGCGATGACGGACCTGGTGGACGCCTACCAGCGCGACGATGTCCACGCATACGAAAACGTCCTGCAAAAGAACCAAGACATCCTCGCCGACCCGTTCATTGCCGAGAACATTGACGAGGTGACGCGCAACATGCGCACCAAGGGCGTCGTCAAGCTCATTGCGCCCTATACACGGATGAAGCTGGTTTGGATCGCGAAGCAGCTGAAGATCTCGGAACCCGAGGTCCAGGACATCCTTGGCTTCCTgatcgtcgacggcaagatTGACGGCAAGATTGACCAGCAGGCCGGCACGCTCGAGATCCAGTCGGACGCGGACAGCGGCCGCACCAAGGCGCTGTACGAGCTTACACAGTCTGTCTCGAATCTCTACACGACTGTGTTCAAGGAGAGCGATGGCTTTCGGTCGACTGATTTCCCTACAGACGAGCAGACCATGGACATGGTGGGCGGTGGCATGACGCCCAGAAGCGGCGGCCCACGGGGGCATCCGCGGGGACCCGGACGAAAGGGCAAAGGCGTGATGCCGTTGTGGACATGA
- a CDS encoding Peptidase C65 Otubain: MFQPQSTPLAFHASPYQYCHATNAAQSYNHSHASQPQDQSPQGDAGYGMGMGRGAGLGGMMIADEDGGDTGLRMGRMGGMCNNGGNMSDYTLPPTSLAVGGAAGVGVGRGGGGSGPRAVAGAIAGVPTVAGVGSSTRMGLVMGQGHGDGMGRPLGSRLGTADGVNMDTDRSMELQSRSHQRPSTGGEAAGRSNMPLRSHSSSNINSTSEGDGSSRDTSNNTLELDEMEPHLALGLPGLGQDLHGGGLHRLHLLVALVLRAPATLLLLLLLLVQRHHNSYPYHNHPLPPPPPHPRLLLLLLLLIYPRHPLLPSPPRPLALPFPTPPQ; the protein is encoded by the exons ATGTTCCAGCCTCAATCAACGCCTTTAGCGTTTCACGCGTCTCCCTACCAGTACTGCCACGCCACCAACGCTGCTCAATCTTACAACCACTCTCACGCCTCTCAGCCTCAAGACCAATCCCCCCAGGGCGATGCAGGATATGGCATGGGTATGGGAAGGGGAGCAGGGCTCGGTGGAATGATGAttgccgacgaagacggaggAGACACGGGTCTACGAATGGGCAGAATGGGCGGGATGTGCAACAATGGAGGAAACATGAGCGACTACACCCTTCCGCCGACGTCGCTGGCAGTCGGGGGAGCcgctggcgttggcgttggaagaggaggaggaggatcgGGACCCAGGGCTGTGGCTGGAGCTATAGCTGGAGTTCCAACTGTAGCTGGTGTGGGttcatcgacgaggatgggACTGGTAATGGGACAAGGGCATGGCGACGGCATGGGTAGGCCCCTGGGCTCCAGACTGGGAACGGCGGACGGTGTCAACATGGACACGGACAGGAGCATGGAGTTGCAATCGCGGTCGCATCAGCGGCCATCTACGGGAGGGGAAGCTGCAGGGCGCTCCAACATGCCGTT GCGCAGTCACAGCAGCTCCAACATCAACAGCACcagcgagggcgacggcagcagcagggacACGTCCAACAACACCCTGGAACTGGACGAAATGGAACCGCACCTGGCCCTGGGTCTGCCGGGCCTGGGCCAGGACCTGCACGGGGGGGGCCTGCACCGATTgcacctcctcgtcgccctcgtgcTTCGGGCCCCGGCCACACTCctcctgttgctgctgctgctggtacAGCGCCATCACAACAGCTATCCTTACCACAACCATCCTctccctccaccaccacctcatcctcgcctcctcctcctcctcctccttcttaTATATCCCCGTCATCCGTTGCTGCCGTCTCCGCCACGGCCTCTGGCCCTCCCGttcccgacgccgccgcagtag
- a CDS encoding Peptidase C65 Otubain yields the protein MEPGDPSDLAAQEAAARDYQPHLEGPLVGDKITSEAITDEYAKADDIYIAKTINLPQTYSHYRPVQGDGNCGWRAIGFSYFEHLVNNGDQHQILGEAARIQSLDQYLLRVGGYDRMLFEDMVEETIGLLKDLAQNITNPQLAMHILLQRFNDQDISNAIIYHLRLLASSWLKGNPESYEPFIPAETGIAGYCGELERPNREIEHLGITLLAQVLLKPVNFVLEIAYLDRSPGSQVNIYRFPDEANGQDPANLGPIIYLLYRPDHYDILYKSPPGPAPLDLQVNRVASFSHRHEIASVAPTLQSYTNLNYGPLAMLPGFGGPASGLSSGLSSLGSPTPNSPLPDAFDPPTHPSWLPSPYSDHMQQQQQQQQQTVAAPRPHPQTAPQSQPPTPAPTKSSQPVDYQLRFSHQCWHLNNTSSAQPSLLSPPSGFQEPSFTTAMFKNSHFNKAHYNNPHFHPEEWTPDDEGHHEKVPSAKKKGKVRADN from the exons ATGGAACCTGGCGATCCCTCCGACCTTGCCGCCCAGGAAGCAGCTGCGAGGGACTATCAACCACACCTCGAG GGTCCATTGGTGGGCGACAAAATTACGAGCGAAGCCATCACCGACGAGTatgccaaggccgacgaCATTTACATTGCCAAAACCATT AATCTCCCCCAAACGTACTCGCATTACCGACCTGTTCAAGGCGACGGTAACTGCGGCTGGCGAG CAATTGGATTCTCCTACTTCGAACATCTCGTCAACAATGGCGACCAGCACCAAATTCTCGGAGAGGCCGCACGTATCCAGAGCCTAGACCAGTACCTATTGCGCGTCGGCGGCTACGATCGGATGCTGTTCGAGGACATGGTGGAGGAGACGATCGGCTTGCTGAAAGACCTGGCCCAGAACATCACCAACCCGCAACTCGCCATGCACATCCTTCTCCAGCGCTTCAATGACCAGGACATCTCCAATGCCATCATCTACCACCTCCGTTTGTTGGCGAGCTCGTGGCTGAAGGGGAACCCCGAATCCTACGAGCCCTTCATCCCCGCCGAGACGGGTATTGCCGGGTACTGCGGCGAGCTTGAGCGCCCAAACAGAGAGATTGAGCATCTCGGCATCACCCTCCTTGCCCAGGTCTTGCTGAAGCCTGTCAACTTCGTGCTGGAAATAGCCTATCTCGACCGCAGCCCCGGAAGCCAGGTCAATATCTACCGCTTCcccgacgaggccaacggcCAGGATCCCGCCAACCTGGGCCCCATCATTTACCTGCTATACCGCCCCGACCACTACGACATTCTCTACAAGTCTCCTCCAGGCCCTGCTCCGTTGGATCTGCAGGTCAACCGGGTCGCTTCGTTTTCTCACCGGCACGAGATTGCGAGCGTTGCGCCAACCCTTCAGAGTTACACGAATCTCAATTACGGCCCATTGGCCATGCTGCCCGGCTTTGGCGGCCCGGCTTCCGGCTTGTCATCGGGCTTGTCCTCGCTAGGTTCACCCACCCCGAACTCGCCTTTGCCAGACGCTTTTGACCCGCCGACACATCCCTCGTGGCTGCCATCGCCGTATTCAGACCatatgcagcagcagcagcagcagcagcagcaaaccGTGGCGGCCCCCCGGCCGCATCCTCAGACGGCGCCTCAGTCGCAGCCACCAACGCCTGCTCCCACAAAGTCCTCACAACCTGTCGATTACCAGCTGAGGTTTAGTCACCAGTGCTGGCATCTGAACAATACCAGCTCGGCACAACCTTCGCTTCTTTCTCCCCCTTCGGGTTTCCAGGAGCCCAGCTTCACAACAGCCATGTTCAAAAACAGTCATTTTAACAAGGCACACTACAACAATCCCCATTTTCACCCCGAAGAGTGGACGCCCGACGATGAAGGTCACCACGAGAAGGTCCCAAGTGCCAAAAAGAAGGGCAAAGTCAGGGCGGACAACTAG
- a CDS encoding Octanoyltransferase, which produces MFPSYTAASDFQALLRQAFLDWKSAPTPRAPSPLVVSFTPTPTYTLGRRQKSLTPEQLGRLRSPLDVDVDLEPAGERATDNNGRAGPQTQRQFIPEVIETDRGGLTTYHGPGQVVLWPILDLHSTYYPHLTVRSYARLLEETTQAVLADGPSIQTYLSEEDPGVWAEAARRRAGGQERKIAAMGVHLRRHISGLGTALNVDVAVDGDEALNPWARFVPCGLEGKTATSVRAETGEEAWRRWELAGDGRARRDWYARRWTEELARRLGIPTAPATIHYRLG; this is translated from the coding sequence ATGTTCCCGTCGTATACCGCGGCATCCGACTTCCAAGCCCTTCTCCGCCAGGCGTTCCTCGACTGGAAATCCGCCCCGACACCCCGTGCCCCGTCCCCGCTCGTCGTCTCGTTCACGCCCACGCCGACATATACCCTCGGCCGACGGCAGAAGTCCTTGACGCCGGAGCAGCTGGGCCGGCTCCGATCACCGTTAGATGTGGACGTCGACCTGGAACCGGCTGGTGAGCGGGCGACAGACAACAATGGTCGCGCGGGGCCGCAGACGCAGCGGCAGTTCATACCCGAGGTCATCGAGACGGACCGCGGCGGGTTGACGACGTACCACGGCCCGGGCCAGGTTGTCCTCTGGCCCATATTGGACCTGCATAGCACGTACTACCCTCACCTGACGGTCCGCTCGTACGCCAGGCTCCTCGAGGAGACGACGCAGGCCGTCCTAGCTGACGGACCGTCCATCCAGACCTACCTCTCGGAAGAGGACCCCGGCGTGTGGGCCGAAGCTGCGAGGCGCCGGGCCGGCGGTCAGGAGCGCAAGATCGCTGCCATGGGCGTgcacctccgccgccacaTCTCGGGGCTGGGCACGGCACTGAatgtcgacgtcgccgtcgacggggacgaggcGTTAAACCCCTGGGCGAGGTTCGTGCCGTGCGGGCTCGAGGGGAAGACGGCCACCAGCGTCAGGGCCGAGACTGGCGAAGAAGCGTGGAGGCGATGGGAGCTCGCTGGCGATGGCAGAGCGAGGAGGGACTGGTACGCGCGGCGGTGGACCGAGGAACTCGCGAGGCGGCTCGGCATCCCCACCGCCCCGGCCACAATTCATTACCGGCTCGGGTGA
- a CDS encoding SUR7 protein encodes MTKHAPLGTAAIVFLSGSIVLLLFVILAAVRDSAPLSNTYFLEADTSGITGAREGLTRWTYFYYCNDQNTECWGAWPAPAFGWAWGRDAANVPSGLAGSHGGGTTSTQFFYLWRFGWVMYLIALFFMAMAWFASFLACCGRLGAAVAGLVSASALFFLTVAASLMTATFVKARNAFQSAGRDAHIGTYAFGFTWGAWAALLIATLLFCLGIRGDKAAGGGSRFRRNRSTRSRRSFDVNSGRRVKEDYA; translated from the exons ATGACTAAAC ACGCCCCCTTGGGCACCGCTGCCATCGTCTTCCTTTCGGGCTCCattgtcctcctcctcttcgtcatcctcgccgccgttcgTGACTCGGCGCCCCTGAGCAACACCTACTTCCTCGAGGCTGATACCTCGGGCATCACCGGCGCTCGCGAGGGTCTCACGCGATGGACCTACTTTTACTACTGCAACGACCAGAACACTGAGTGCTGGGGTGCGTGGCCCGCTCCCGCCTTCGGCTGGGCCTGgggccgcgacgccgccaacgtTCCTTCTGGTCTCGCCGGCAGCCACGGGGGCGGTACTACCAGCACCCAGTTCTTCTACCTGTGGCGCTTCGGCTGGGTCATGTACCTgatcgccctcttcttcatggcCATGGCCTGGTTTGCAAGCTTCCTGGCGTGCTGCGGCCGTCTCggtgccgctgtcgccggTCTGGTCTCTGCCTcggctctcttcttcctcaccGTGGCCGCCTCTTTGATGAC TGCAACCTTTGTCAAAGCGCGCAACGCATTCCAGtccgccggccgcgacgcccaCATCGGCACCTACGCCTTCGGATTCACGTGGGGCGCCTGGGCCGCCCTCCTCATCGCAACGCTCCTCTTCTGCCTTGGCATCCGCGGCGACAAGGCCGCTGGTGGTGGCAGCCGTTTCCGCCGCAACCGCAGCACCCGCAGCCGCAGGTCCTTTGACGTCAACAGCGGTCGTCGCGTCAAGGAGGACTACGCATGA
- a CDS encoding Mitogen activated protein kinase kinase — protein sequence MTDLNTPDSFPATPDGLIDRDGLSSPASPGSADSSEASTPLEGPADNLSDLPKRVPSLRTVSDPQNMNPSSTPLGMLSNARRPPPTASMMSMGGGAMNDAMARARALHAQRMGKPAGSQPTGNNMSMASSPVSPVPRQSSPAGLPGGLPGNLKLPGGMVRPSPGGMPRSAPAIPTKPSLAARRGPMMKLSDMSGSSPASPPPKLSDIHGPNNNGTAPNGTTGSKMDDFKKYIDSEKGWITFDGAATITKTGVNFANGTAFAISLDEVEVMDELGKGNYGTVYKVRHTKPRVPRFGSGLGGFKHANLSTAHSDPSPIRKADGSEEASPVSAAPEASSGRVMAMKEIRLELEEAKFTTILKELVILHECISPYIIDFYGAFFQEGAVYMCIEYMDGGSIDKLYDGGIPEGVLQKITYSTIMGLKSLKDEHNIIHRDVKPTNILANTRGQIKICDFGVSGNLVASIAKTNIGCQSYMAPERISGGGMTAGADGTYSVQSDIWSLGLTVIECALGRYPYPPEVSLTIFSQLSAIVEGEPPGLPDEGFSSTAHDFVRRCLNKIPKDRPTYAALLQHPWMARFSKIETIAEEVEEGDEAEAVAETVGKLSLSSGTDDEEVAEWVKSVLERKRSGLVTPASRPALHAAPLDTVSPSANPLVGRQLQ from the exons ATGACGGATCTCAATACCCCCGACTCCTTTCCGGCCACGCCTGATGGCTTGATCGACAGAGATGGCCTGAGCAGTCCCGCGTCACCCGGCTCAGCCGACTCTTCCGAGGCCAGCACCCCGCTCGAAGGCCCAGCCGACAACCTCTCCGATTTGCCCAAACGTGTGCCCTCGCTTCGAACCGTCTCCGACCCCCAGAACATGAACCCTTCTTCGACCCCTCTCGGCATGCTGAGCAACGCTCGCCGCCCACCGCCCACCGCCTCCATGATGAGCATGGGCGGCGGAGCCATGAACGACGCCATGGCAAGAGCGCGAGCACTCCATGCCCAGCGTATGGGCAAGCCCGCTGGCTCACAGCCTACCGGCAACAACATGAGCATGGCGAGCTCTCCGGTCTCGCCAGTGCCTCGCCAGAGCTCTCCTGCTGGCCTGCCCGGGGGACTTCCGGGCAATCTCAAATTGCCGGGTGGCATGGTTCGGCCTTCCCCTGGCGGTATGCCCCGTTCCGCCCCCGCCATTCCGACGAAGCCGTCGCTCGCTGCCAGGCGTGGTCCCATGATGAAACTGTCCGATATGAGCGGTTCGTCGCCTGCATCCCCGCCGCCCAAACTGTCCGACATCCACGGCCCCAACAACAACGGAACCGCGCCGAACGGGACAACGGGGTCCAAAATGGATGACTTCAAGAAATACATTGATTCGGAAAAAGGCTGGATCACGTTCGACGGCGCTGCGACCATCACAAAGACTGGTGTCAACTTTGCCAACGGCACAGCCTTCGCCATTTCTTtagacgaggtcgaggtcatGGATGAGCTGGGCAAGGGAAATTACGGGACTGTGTACAAGGTCAGGCATACGAAGCCGAGAGTCCCTCGTTTCGGTTCCGGACTGGGTGGATTCAAGCACGCAAACTTGAGCACGGCGCATTCGGATCCCTCACCCATCAGAAAAGCCGACGGGTCTGAGGAAGCATCGCCAGTGTCAGCGGCGCCCGAGGCCTCGTCAGGCAGAGTAATGGCCATGAAGGAAATCCGGCTGGAATtggaggaggccaagttTACGACAATACTGAAGGAGCTCGTCATCCTGCACGAGTGTATATCACCCTACATTATTGACTTCTACGGCGCTTTCTTCCAAGAGGGCGCAGTCTACATGTGCATCGAATACATGGACGGCGGATCCATCGACAAGCTGTATGACGGCGGCATCCCCGAAGGTGTGTTACAAAAGATTACCTACTCGACGATAATGGGCCTCAAATCGTTGAAGGACGAGCACAACATCATTCACCGAGACGTTAAGCCCACAAACATTCTGGCCAACACCAGGGGCCAGATCAAGATTTGCGATTTCGGTGTCAGTGGAAACCTCGTCGCAAGCATTGCCAAGACGAACATTGGCTGCCAGAGTTACATGGCTCCCGAAAGAATATCGGGAGGTGGCATGACAGCGGGCGCCGATGGCACTTATAGTGTGCAGAGCGATATCTGGAGTCTGGGCCTGACGGTTATCGAGTGTGCGTTGGGACGGTACCCATACCCGCCAGAGGTATCATTGACAATTTTCAGCCAACTGAGT GCCATTGTCGAAGGCGAGCCTCCAGGCTTGCCCGATGAGGGTTTCTCCAGCACGGCGCACGACTTTGTTCGCAGGTGTCTCAACAAGATCCCCAAGGACCGTCCCACCTACGCCGCACTGCTTCAACACCCTTGGATGGCGCGTTTCTCCAAGATCGAAACAATCGCAGAGGAGGTTGAGGAGGGAGATGAGGCTGAAGCTGTAGCGGAAACTGTTGGCAAACTCTCCCTGTCGTCCGGTACGGATGATGAGGAAGTTGCTGAATGGGTCAAATCGGTACTGGAGCGCAAACGGTCAGGTCTCGTCACCCCTGCATCACGACCAGCACTCCATGCCGCACCGCTGGACACTGTCAGCCCGTCAGCGAACCCCCTGGTGGGTCGTCAGTTGCAGTAA